A portion of the Calliphora vicina chromosome 5, idCalVici1.1, whole genome shotgun sequence genome contains these proteins:
- the LOC135960769 gene encoding 3'-5' exonuclease Snipper-like, with the protein MFSHQTNSANSQHPYKYIIAVDFEATCFRDQPRLAELRKSEIIEFPAVLFNLKTGQIEAQFHQYVKPIERPILSEYCIELTGITQQSVDNGIPLQNAFKLFEDWLRKELRSRNLMLPKESKENKQGNCAFVTWSDCDFGIFLHNECRRKGLVKPKYFNQWIDMREICMNKYGNKTSKFSYALSYVGVQFVGKKHSGIDDAKNLAALTQKLVNNGVTLKITTDLTPTEWNLNCF; encoded by the exons atgtTTTC gCATCAAACTAATTCCGCAAACTCTCAACACCCCTACAAGTATATTATTGCTGTCGATTTTGAGGCGACTTGTTTTAGGGATCAACCACGACTAGCTGAATTAAGAAAATCAGAAattattg aaTTTCCAGCCGTTCTTTTCAACTTAAAAACTGGCCAAATTGAAGCACAATTTCATCAATATGTAAAGCCCATTGAAAGACCCATATTAAGTGAATATTGCATCGAACTCACTGGCATTACTCAGCAATCGGTAGACAATGGCATACCTCTGCAGAACGCCTTTAAACTGTTCGAAGATTGGCTGCGCAAAGAATTGAGATCACGCAATCTAATGTTGCCAAAAGAATCGAAGGAGAATAAGCAGGGAAATTGTGCCTTTGTGACATGGAGTGATTGTGACTTTGGCATATTTCTGCACAACGAATGTCGTAGAAAAGGTTTGGTAAAACCGAAATACTTCAATCAATGGATTGATATGCGTGAAATCTGCATGAATAAGTATGGAAACAAAACTAGTAAATTTTCATATGCCCTGAGTTATGTAGGCGTGCAATTTGTGGGTAAAAAGCATTCGGGTATAGATGatgcaaaaaatttagctgcCCTCACGCAAAAACTGGTAAATAATGGTGTTACCTTGAAGATAACCACGGATTTAACACCAACTGAATGGAATCTAAATTGTTTCTAA
- the RalGPS gene encoding ras-specific guanine nucleotide-releasing factor RalGPS1 isoform X1, with protein sequence MMRYSEISRELSNDNLRYVEIGSGGSSQQDDCPLHLTREASPMSDISTGSGPLVNQSPASTCRRHHHQRMRSKQRYDDDHYDNISLGNKNNFSGFYAGLRNSKRFSSSGSNGSVNGTANGAATIAYVRQRKDSTQSTQSCQFEGDSPLKQNISKSLNIKGSRRKNSIGCLNAFSSSPDSPGNYYGVGSGPPSLKSNSLPGHASIKTSLDSTILSALRIPADELANQLTLLDFPIFAAIQPDELTSCAWTKKDKHVITPNIVAFTKRFNHTSFWIVQEILSGEQPKQRAEILAHFIKVAKKLHELNNLHSLFAIISAMQSASIYRLKKTWACLAKKDKQSYERLSDIFSDQNNWENLRAYLESLRLPCIPYLGLFLTDLIYIDLAYPQKDGIEPESRRIRMNNILRVIANYQESNYKHIQPVDATQKYLTSIRYIEELQNIFEEEQYKKSLKLEPISPLVPSSSSCSSKESFNVDAVTPALACLNLSPAKNSASVRVPNSSAVKFIPGHRKCRSLGTKFRSTSLPRNFSQKCHCSLIMLTKSGIVVNATATHKRCPCHCRIFGKSNNSNDAIAGQNGACYDAHYHDHSALSQQLQQRHLLDDSVLEQPQCGGVGGGGTPNGSIHINLSDNTDVIACHLHEVSALNIPTDETNSLQGCVRRKTVQKEGRKPAVASWQRYWLQIWANSLVYFPPKSFKGSERNDFKREPCKVCPLEGWFAQVIDNPKHKNTFELYHRTLGTIYKFRTDSPQTTQLWCSTICKLALQQHRTPQTLPINLMSFE encoded by the exons ATGATGCGTTATTCGGAAATATCGAGAGAATTATCAAATGATAATTTACGTTATGTTGAGATTGGCAGTGGCGGCAGTAGTCAGCAGGATGATTGTCCCTTACATTTAACACGGGAAGCTTCACCCATGAGTGACATTTCAACGGGTAGTGGTCCTTTGGTAAATCAATCGCCCGCATCCACATGCAGACGGCACCATCATCAACGCATGCGTTCTAAACAACGTTACGACGATGATCATTACGATAATATATCGTTgggtaataaaaataatttcagtgGCTTTTATGCGGGTCTACGCAATTCGAAACGTTTCTCTAGCAGCGGCAGCAATGGCAGTGTTAATGGCACCGCTAATGGGGCCGCAACTATAGCCTATGTACGTCAGCGCAAAGACAGCACACAGTCCACACAAAGCTGTCAATTTGAAGGGGATTCACCACTCAAACAAAACATTAGCAAATCGTTAAACATAAAAGGATCGAGGCGTAAGAATTCCATTGGTTGCCTAAATGCGTTCTCCTCTTCGCCTGATTCGCCCGGCAACTACTATGGTGTGGG atcCGGTCCTCCTTCCTTAAAATCCAATAGCTTGCCCGGTCATGCTTCTATCAAGACTTCCTTAGACTCTACTATTTTAAGTGCTTTACGTATACCCGCCGATGAATTAGCCAATCAATTGACTTTATTGGATTTTCCTATCTTTGCTGCCATACAACCAGACGAGTTGACCAGCTGTGCTTGGACCAAAAAAGATAAACACGTTATTACACCGAATATTGTTGCATTTACAAAGCGTTTCAATCACACCAGCTTTTGGATTGTTCAAGAGATACTCAGTGGTGAACAGCCGAAACAAAGGGCCGAGATATTGGCGCATTTCATAAAg GTTGCCAAAAAACTACACGAACTTAATAATCTACACTCTCTATTTGCCATTATTTCGGCTATGCAAAGTGCCAGCATTTATCGTCTGAAAAAAACCTGGGCTTGTCTAGCCAAAAAGGATAAACAAAGCTATGAACGTCTGAGTGACATATTCAGCGATCAAAATAATTGGGAGAATTTGCGAGCCTATTTGGAAAGTTTGCGTTTACCCTGTATACCCTATTTGGGTTTATTTCTCACCGATCTGATATACATCGATTTGGCGTATCCGCAAAAAGATGGCATTGAACCCGAATCTCGGCGTATACgtatgaataatattttaagaGTTATTGCCAATTACCAGGAATCAAATTACAAGCATATACAACCCGTAGATGCAACACAGAAGTATTTAACCTCCATAAGGTATATAGAAGAATTGCAAAATATATTTGAGGAGGAACAATACAA gaAATCCTTAAAATTGGAACCCATTTCGCCTTTGGTTCCCAGCTCTTCTTCTTGCAGTTCTAAGGAATCATTTAATGTGGATGCTGTTACGCCCGCTTTGGCCTGTTTAAATCTATCGCCCGCAAAAAATTCAGCTTCGGTACGTGTGCCCAACTCCTCGGCTGTTAAATTTATACCCGGTCATCGTAAATGTCGCAGTCTGGGCACCAA GTTTCGTAGCACCAGTTTGCCgcgaaatttttcacaaaagtgTCATTGCTCACTTATAATGCTAACAAAATCTGGCATTGTTGTCAATGCTACTGCAACACATAAACGTTGTCCATGTCATTGTCG CATTTTCGGAAAGTCCAACAATAGCAACGATGCGATAGCTGGCCAAAATGGGGCATGTTACGATGCCCACTATCACGATCACAGCGCATTAAGTCAGCAACTGCAACAGCGACATCTACTTGATGACTCCGTACTGGAACAGCCACAATGTGGTGGTGTTGGTGGTGGTGGCACACCCAACGGTAGCATACACATTAATTTAAGCGATAATACAGACGTTATAGCATGTCACTTGCACGAAGTCAGCGCTCTTAATATACCCACAGATGAGACAAACTCCTTGCAGGGTTGCGTCAGACGTAAAACCGTACAGAAAGAGGGTCGTAAACCAGCGGTGGCCTCCTGGCAACGCTACTGGCTGCAGATATGGGCCAATTCTTTAGTGTACTTTCCACCCAAATCATTTAAGGGCAGCGAACGTAATGACTTTAAGCGTGAGCCCTGCAAGGTGTGTCCCCTGGAGGGTTGGTTTGCTCAAGTCATTGACAatccaaaacataaaaatacatttgaattgtaTCACCGTACGTTGGGTACAATATATAAATTTCGTACCGACAGTCCTCAGACCACACAACTGTGGTGTAGTACTATTTGCAAGTTGGCCCTACAGCAACATCGTACACCGCAAACCTTGCCCATTAATTTAATGTCCTTTGAATAG
- the RalGPS gene encoding ras-specific guanine nucleotide-releasing factor RalGPS1 isoform X2 — translation MMRYSEISRELSNDNLRYVEIGSGGSSQQDDCPLHLTREASPMSDISTGSGPLVNQSPASTCRRHHHQRMRSKQRYDDDHYDNISLGNKNNFSGFYAGLRNSKRFSSSGSNGSVNGTANGAATIAYVRQRKDSTQSTQSCQFEGDSPLKQNISKSLNIKGSRRKNSIGCLNAFSSSPDSPGNYYGVGSGPPSLKSNSLPGHASIKTSLDSTILSALRIPADELANQLTLLDFPIFAAIQPDELTSCAWTKKDKHVITPNIVAFTKRFNHTSFWIVQEILSGEQPKQRAEILAHFIKVAKKLHELNNLHSLFAIISAMQSASIYRLKKTWACLAKKDKQSYERLSDIFSDQNNWENLRAYLESLRLPCIPYLGLFLTDLIYIDLAYPQKDGIEPESRRIRMNNILRVIANYQESNYKHIQPVDATQKYLTSIRYIEELQNIFEEEQYKKSLKLEPISPLVPSSSSCSSKESFNVDAVTPALACLNLSPAKNSASVRVPNSSAVKFIPGHRKCRSLGTNIFGKSNNSNDAIAGQNGACYDAHYHDHSALSQQLQQRHLLDDSVLEQPQCGGVGGGGTPNGSIHINLSDNTDVIACHLHEVSALNIPTDETNSLQGCVRRKTVQKEGRKPAVASWQRYWLQIWANSLVYFPPKSFKGSERNDFKREPCKVCPLEGWFAQVIDNPKHKNTFELYHRTLGTIYKFRTDSPQTTQLWCSTICKLALQQHRTPQTLPINLMSFE, via the exons ATGATGCGTTATTCGGAAATATCGAGAGAATTATCAAATGATAATTTACGTTATGTTGAGATTGGCAGTGGCGGCAGTAGTCAGCAGGATGATTGTCCCTTACATTTAACACGGGAAGCTTCACCCATGAGTGACATTTCAACGGGTAGTGGTCCTTTGGTAAATCAATCGCCCGCATCCACATGCAGACGGCACCATCATCAACGCATGCGTTCTAAACAACGTTACGACGATGATCATTACGATAATATATCGTTgggtaataaaaataatttcagtgGCTTTTATGCGGGTCTACGCAATTCGAAACGTTTCTCTAGCAGCGGCAGCAATGGCAGTGTTAATGGCACCGCTAATGGGGCCGCAACTATAGCCTATGTACGTCAGCGCAAAGACAGCACACAGTCCACACAAAGCTGTCAATTTGAAGGGGATTCACCACTCAAACAAAACATTAGCAAATCGTTAAACATAAAAGGATCGAGGCGTAAGAATTCCATTGGTTGCCTAAATGCGTTCTCCTCTTCGCCTGATTCGCCCGGCAACTACTATGGTGTGGG atcCGGTCCTCCTTCCTTAAAATCCAATAGCTTGCCCGGTCATGCTTCTATCAAGACTTCCTTAGACTCTACTATTTTAAGTGCTTTACGTATACCCGCCGATGAATTAGCCAATCAATTGACTTTATTGGATTTTCCTATCTTTGCTGCCATACAACCAGACGAGTTGACCAGCTGTGCTTGGACCAAAAAAGATAAACACGTTATTACACCGAATATTGTTGCATTTACAAAGCGTTTCAATCACACCAGCTTTTGGATTGTTCAAGAGATACTCAGTGGTGAACAGCCGAAACAAAGGGCCGAGATATTGGCGCATTTCATAAAg GTTGCCAAAAAACTACACGAACTTAATAATCTACACTCTCTATTTGCCATTATTTCGGCTATGCAAAGTGCCAGCATTTATCGTCTGAAAAAAACCTGGGCTTGTCTAGCCAAAAAGGATAAACAAAGCTATGAACGTCTGAGTGACATATTCAGCGATCAAAATAATTGGGAGAATTTGCGAGCCTATTTGGAAAGTTTGCGTTTACCCTGTATACCCTATTTGGGTTTATTTCTCACCGATCTGATATACATCGATTTGGCGTATCCGCAAAAAGATGGCATTGAACCCGAATCTCGGCGTATACgtatgaataatattttaagaGTTATTGCCAATTACCAGGAATCAAATTACAAGCATATACAACCCGTAGATGCAACACAGAAGTATTTAACCTCCATAAGGTATATAGAAGAATTGCAAAATATATTTGAGGAGGAACAATACAA gaAATCCTTAAAATTGGAACCCATTTCGCCTTTGGTTCCCAGCTCTTCTTCTTGCAGTTCTAAGGAATCATTTAATGTGGATGCTGTTACGCCCGCTTTGGCCTGTTTAAATCTATCGCCCGCAAAAAATTCAGCTTCGGTACGTGTGCCCAACTCCTCGGCTGTTAAATTTATACCCGGTCATCGTAAATGTCGCAGTCTGGGCACCAA CATTTTCGGAAAGTCCAACAATAGCAACGATGCGATAGCTGGCCAAAATGGGGCATGTTACGATGCCCACTATCACGATCACAGCGCATTAAGTCAGCAACTGCAACAGCGACATCTACTTGATGACTCCGTACTGGAACAGCCACAATGTGGTGGTGTTGGTGGTGGTGGCACACCCAACGGTAGCATACACATTAATTTAAGCGATAATACAGACGTTATAGCATGTCACTTGCACGAAGTCAGCGCTCTTAATATACCCACAGATGAGACAAACTCCTTGCAGGGTTGCGTCAGACGTAAAACCGTACAGAAAGAGGGTCGTAAACCAGCGGTGGCCTCCTGGCAACGCTACTGGCTGCAGATATGGGCCAATTCTTTAGTGTACTTTCCACCCAAATCATTTAAGGGCAGCGAACGTAATGACTTTAAGCGTGAGCCCTGCAAGGTGTGTCCCCTGGAGGGTTGGTTTGCTCAAGTCATTGACAatccaaaacataaaaatacatttgaattgtaTCACCGTACGTTGGGTACAATATATAAATTTCGTACCGACAGTCCTCAGACCACACAACTGTGGTGTAGTACTATTTGCAAGTTGGCCCTACAGCAACATCGTACACCGCAAACCTTGCCCATTAATTTAATGTCCTTTGAATAG